From a single Silene latifolia isolate original U9 population chromosome 6, ASM4854445v1, whole genome shotgun sequence genomic region:
- the LOC141588782 gene encoding uncharacterized protein LOC141588782 encodes MLTDVPLFHIPNWTRVYDLSVLGQSIIKNAQKIGTCLGTYIDVEMGQHSELDRAISIQVMYDIKQPLKSTVSIKVNEGRVIDFDVMYERIPIFSYGCGVIGHGEKDCNDGPYDDDELRFGEWLRASPWKITKTGHDTVGKWMFNFV; translated from the coding sequence ATGCTTACGGATGTACCTCTTTTCCATATTCCTAATTGGACTCGAGTGTATGACTTATCTGTTTTGGGACAGTCTATTATTAAGAATGCACAGAAAATTGGGACCTGTTTGGGGACGTACATTGATGTGGAGATGGGGCAGCATAGTGAACTGGATAGAGCGATTAGTATTCAGGTGATGTATGACATTAAACAACCTCTGAAATCTACTGTGTCGATTAAGGTGAACGAGGGGCGGGTTATAGATTTTGACGTCATGTATGAGCGAATTCCTATTTTCAGTTATGGTTGTGGTGTTATTGGGCATGGAGAAAAAGATTGCAACGATGGTCCATATGATGATGATGAGCTACGTTTCGGTGAGTGGTTAAGAGCGTCACCATGGAAAATTACCAAAACTGGCCATGATACAGTAGggaaatggatgtttaatttcgtCTGA